The sequence below is a genomic window from Oscillospiraceae bacterium.
AACCACCATTGAGCTGGACGACGGCGTGGTGCCCGACGGCTTCTGCGCCGTGCCGGTGGAGGTGGGCGTGATGAACAGCCAGTACGCCCGCATCCTCTCCGGCGTGGAGGAGGACGTGGAGGTCTTTACCCGCTACCAGCAGGCCGCGCCCTCGGGCGGGAGCACCACCAGCCAGGGCACGGAGAGCGAGAGCCAGCAGGGCGGCTTCCCCGGCGGGGACATGGGCGGCGGTATGCGGCCCGACTTCTCCGGCGGCGGAGGCGGCATGCCGGGCGGCATGGGGCCCATGGGCTAAAGGCGCAGCAATCCGGATCGCCACGACAACTAGGAGGTACATAATGAGCTTAATCAGATTGGACGACGTATACAAGATTTATGGCGAGGGGCAGGAGAACCAGGTCAACGCCCTGGACGGCGTGACCATGGAGATCGAGGCGGGGGAGTTTGTGGCCATCATCGGCACCTCCGGCTCGGGCAAATCCACCATGATGAACATATTGGGGTGCCTAGACGTGCCTACCCGGGGGGAGTACTACCTGGACGGGGTCCCGGTCCGCCAGCGCAGCCAGAAGGAGCTGAGCGACCTGCGCTCCCGGCGCATCGCGTTCATCTTCCAGGGGTATAACCTGATCCCCTCCCTCAACGTGTGGCAGAACGTGGCCCTCCCCCTGACCTACCAGGGGGTGCGCCTGGAGGAGCGCCGGGCGCGGGCTCTGGAGGCCCTTGAGAAGGTGGAGATCGCCGCCAAGGCGGAGAGCCGCCCCTCCCAGCTCTCCGGCGGGCAGCAGCAGCGGGTGGCCATCGCGCGGGCCATGGCCACCGGCTCCCCGGTGCTCATGGCCGACGAGCCCACCGGCGCGCTGGACTCCAAGACGGGGGCCCAGGTGCTCTCGCTTATGCGGCAGCTCAACGCCCAGGGCACCACCGTGATCCTCATCACCCACGACAACGGCATCGCCGCCCAGGCGGACCGCACCGTGCGGGTGATGGACGGAAAGATCGTCCACGACAGCCTGTGGGACGGCGTACTGGTGCCCGGCCTGGCGGTGGCGGGGAGGGACGGGGTCTCCGCATGAACGCCCTGCGTATGGCCCTGGACTCCATCATGGAGAAGCGGGGCCGGTCCTTTCTGACTATGCTGGGCATCATCATCGGCGTGTGCGCCGTGCTGGTGCTGGTGGCGCTGGTGTCGGGCTACAACGCGGACATCACCGCCTACTACGAGAAGCTGGGGGTGAACAAGGTCAACCTGACCCTCACGTGGTACGACTCCACCCGCGCCCCTGACGTGTACGCCCAGGTCTACGCATACGGCAACGGCACGCTTTCGGACATGGTGGAGGGGGTGAGCCCGTCCATGACCACCGCCAAGCCGGTGAAGTACCGCACCACCACCCTGGACTCCAGCACCGTCTATCTGGGCAGCGACCAGTTCGCCGCCTGCAATAACTACGTGCTGGAGGACGGGCGGGACCTGAGCACCTACGACATCGAC
It includes:
- a CDS encoding macrolide ABC transporter ATP-binding protein, with the translated sequence MSLIRLDDVYKIYGEGQENQVNALDGVTMEIEAGEFVAIIGTSGSGKSTMMNILGCLDVPTRGEYYLDGVPVRQRSQKELSDLRSRRIAFIFQGYNLIPSLNVWQNVALPLTYQGVRLEERRARALEALEKVEIAAKAESRPSQLSGGQQQRVAIARAMATGSPVLMADEPTGALDSKTGAQVLSLMRQLNAQGTTVILITHDNGIAAQADRTVRVMDGKIVHDSLWDGVLVPGLAVAGRDGVSA